In Hyphomicrobiaceae bacterium, one DNA window encodes the following:
- a CDS encoding TRAP transporter large permease subunit, which translates to MDLLDTHTAPDAQAGHTASPIESALGSMVEIAAAILVAAEIVILFAGVCARYALHNPLPWVDELASVLFLWLAMLGAAIAFRRREHMRMTAALSRLGEKPRAFLDTLAIAGPIVFLALIIYAAVSYTHEEHVILSPALEIPNSWRIAAIPTGIALMLVFGAFQIARRPSPGLAFALIAGALAAIWLATPLWDRLGNANLIVFFILALSVCILAGIPIAFSFALTTYAYLAFTTQVPLSIIPMRMEEGMSHLILLSIPLFVFLGKIVEMTGMAKAMVDFLASLLGHVRGGLHYVLIAGMYLVSGISGSKVADMAAIAPVLFPEMKKRGAREGDLVALLSSTGAQTETVPPSIVLITIGSVTGVSIASLFSGGLVPALVLGTMLCLLVFWRSRNDDMSHIRRATSREIGRALLIAAPAIALPFVIRAAVVEGVATATEVSTLGIAYCILVGLVFYRRFEFGRLRTLLVETASLSGAILLIIGTATAMAWALTQSGFSHQLADAMSRVPGGGVGFIVISILAFIVLGSVLEGIPAIVLFGPMLFPIAKSLGIHPVHYSMVVVLAMGLGLFAPPFGVGYYAACAIGRVHPDKGMREILPYIVALFVGLALVAAFPILSTGFLK; encoded by the coding sequence ATGGATCTGCTAGACACCCACACCGCTCCGGACGCGCAGGCCGGCCATACCGCCTCACCTATCGAATCCGCCCTGGGGTCCATGGTGGAAATAGCCGCGGCGATCCTTGTCGCGGCCGAAATCGTCATCCTCTTTGCTGGCGTGTGCGCGCGCTATGCGCTTCACAATCCGCTGCCCTGGGTCGATGAACTCGCGTCCGTGCTGTTTCTCTGGCTCGCCATGCTCGGCGCTGCAATCGCCTTCCGGCGGCGCGAACACATGCGCATGACGGCCGCGTTGAGCAGACTTGGCGAAAAGCCCCGCGCGTTCCTCGATACGCTCGCCATCGCTGGCCCTATTGTCTTTTTGGCGCTGATCATCTACGCGGCGGTTTCCTACACGCACGAGGAGCACGTCATCCTCTCACCGGCACTGGAGATACCGAACTCATGGCGCATCGCAGCGATCCCTACCGGCATCGCGCTGATGCTCGTCTTCGGCGCGTTTCAAATAGCGCGTAGACCGAGCCCGGGTCTGGCTTTTGCGCTAATCGCAGGCGCACTGGCGGCCATTTGGCTCGCTACGCCTCTTTGGGATCGTCTGGGCAACGCAAATCTAATCGTCTTCTTCATCCTTGCGCTTTCTGTATGCATTCTGGCAGGCATTCCGATTGCCTTCTCATTCGCGCTGACGACGTACGCTTATCTCGCGTTCACGACCCAGGTGCCGCTTTCAATCATTCCGATGCGGATGGAGGAAGGCATGAGCCACCTCATTCTTCTGTCGATTCCGCTCTTCGTGTTCCTTGGAAAGATCGTCGAGATGACGGGAATGGCCAAGGCCATGGTCGATTTCCTGGCGTCCTTGCTCGGCCACGTGCGCGGCGGACTTCACTACGTCCTTATCGCCGGCATGTATCTCGTATCGGGAATCTCAGGTTCCAAGGTTGCCGACATGGCGGCAATCGCACCGGTTCTCTTCCCGGAAATGAAAAAGCGCGGCGCGCGCGAAGGCGATCTTGTTGCCCTTCTTTCTTCCACCGGCGCCCAAACCGAAACAGTTCCTCCGTCCATCGTCCTCATCACCATTGGATCTGTTACTGGCGTCTCCATTGCAAGTCTGTTCAGCGGCGGTCTGGTTCCGGCTCTCGTGCTGGGAACCATGCTCTGTCTGCTTGTCTTCTGGCGTTCGCGCAATGACGACATGAGCCACATTCGCCGCGCGACCTCGCGTGAGATTGGACGTGCGTTGCTGATCGCCGCGCCGGCCATTGCATTGCCATTCGTCATCCGGGCGGCCGTCGTAGAAGGCGTCGCAACCGCCACAGAAGTCTCCACGCTGGGCATCGCCTACTGCATTCTTGTCGGCCTGGTGTTTTATCGCCGCTTCGAATTCGGACGACTTCGCACGCTGCTCGTCGAGACCGCTTCGCTTTCCGGTGCAATCCTTCTGATTATCGGAACAGCGACTGCGATGGCCTGGGCTCTGACACAGTCTGGCTTCTCGCACCAGCTTGCTGACGCCATGTCGCGCGTCCCGGGCGGCGGGGTGGGCTTCATAGTGATCTCTATCCTGGCGTTCATCGTGCTTGGCAGTGTGCTCGAAGGAATTCCGGCGATCGTGCTGTTTGGTCCGATGCTGTTTCCGATTGCCAAATCGCTCGGCATCCATCCGGTGCACTATTCGATGGTGGTCGTCCTTGCGATGGGACTCGGTCTTTTTGCCCCGCCCTTCGGCGTCGGCTACTACGCCGCCTGCGCTATCGGGCGCGTCCATCCCGACAAAGGCATGCGCGAGATCCTTCCCTACATCGTCGCCCTATTTGTCGGCCTCGCTTTGGTCGCCGCCTTTCCGATCCTTTCCACTGGATTTTTGAAATGA
- a CDS encoding TRAP transporter substrate-binding protein yields MKLGNDLPPAHPVNVRLREAVAAIQAETQGAILIELFPNNHLGGDPNMLSQVRSGALEMATFPGTVMSTLVPVMALPGIGFAYTNYDDVWASMDGALGQHLRSQLSSAHLHPFEAAWDNGFRQITTSTKPILSPQDLISFKIRVPVVPLWVTMFKALQAAPVSIPLNEAYSSLQTHIADGQENPLSLISIAKFYEVQKYCSLTNHAWDGFWLVANDRVWNALPKDIQGVLAKHLNAAALAERADIAQANTTLRKELESHGLQFSTVEPGAFRAALRTSGFYARSRERFGEQAWSLLEKFTGRLG; encoded by the coding sequence TTGAAGCTCGGCAACGACCTGCCGCCGGCCCATCCCGTAAACGTGCGCCTGCGCGAAGCCGTCGCCGCCATTCAGGCTGAAACCCAGGGCGCTATTCTCATCGAATTGTTCCCCAACAACCACTTAGGGGGCGATCCCAACATGCTGTCGCAAGTCCGGTCGGGCGCGCTGGAGATGGCGACGTTCCCGGGAACCGTGATGTCGACATTGGTTCCGGTGATGGCACTGCCGGGTATCGGCTTTGCCTACACCAATTACGACGACGTCTGGGCGTCGATGGATGGCGCGCTCGGCCAGCATCTGCGTTCCCAACTCTCCAGTGCGCACCTGCATCCCTTCGAGGCGGCATGGGACAACGGCTTTAGGCAAATCACCACGAGCACGAAGCCCATCCTCTCTCCGCAAGACCTGATCAGCTTCAAAATCCGCGTTCCCGTCGTGCCGTTGTGGGTGACGATGTTCAAAGCACTGCAAGCCGCGCCCGTGAGCATTCCGCTCAACGAAGCCTACTCGTCCCTGCAGACGCACATCGCGGACGGGCAGGAGAACCCGCTCTCGCTGATCAGCATTGCGAAGTTCTATGAGGTGCAGAAGTACTGCTCTTTGACCAATCACGCCTGGGACGGCTTCTGGCTGGTCGCAAACGACCGTGTTTGGAACGCGCTGCCGAAAGACATTCAAGGCGTGCTCGCCAAACATCTCAACGCGGCCGCCCTCGCCGAACGCGCCGATATCGCACAAGCCAATACGACTTTGCGCAAGGAGTTGGAGAGCCACGGCCTTCAATTTTCCACCGTTGAACCCGGCGCCTTCAGAGCCGCTTTACGCACTAGTGGCTTTTACGCGCGGTCACGGGAGCGATTTGGAGAACAGGCGTGGAGCCTTCTTGAAAAATTCACCGGACGGCTGGGGTAA
- a CDS encoding GntR family transcriptional regulator: protein MKPLAAQPSLVEQVYEQILSEIIGGRLEDNPRLIQDDLAKTLGVSRQPVQQALLLLRNQGFLRDAPGRGLVVAPIDADFVRDLFEVRAATEALACRLAADRGCDEAAKLGAKFIEDGRKAEAEGSVPKLIAADKRFHEFLYEISGNGLIKDMMQPYWAHLRRLMGEVLLKDETPRKIWDQHEAILAAVISGNGAKAEELARAHIANAATVFIERMANSEHRSAARRRAV, encoded by the coding sequence GTGAAGCCGCTTGCAGCCCAGCCTAGTCTTGTCGAACAGGTGTACGAGCAAATTCTCTCCGAGATCATCGGCGGACGGCTGGAGGACAATCCACGGCTGATTCAGGATGACTTGGCAAAGACTCTCGGCGTCTCGCGACAGCCTGTGCAGCAGGCTCTGTTGTTGTTGCGCAACCAAGGCTTCTTGCGGGATGCGCCGGGCCGCGGATTGGTGGTCGCGCCAATTGATGCCGATTTCGTGCGCGACCTGTTTGAGGTTCGTGCTGCAACGGAGGCTCTGGCGTGCAGGCTCGCAGCGGATAGAGGCTGCGATGAAGCAGCAAAGTTAGGCGCCAAGTTTATCGAAGACGGTCGCAAGGCCGAAGCCGAAGGCTCCGTTCCCAAGTTGATCGCCGCCGATAAGCGGTTTCACGAATTTCTCTATGAGATCTCCGGTAACGGCTTGATCAAGGACATGATGCAACCCTATTGGGCGCATCTGCGCCGCTTGATGGGCGAGGTGCTGTTGAAAGATGAGACACCAAGGAAAATTTGGGATCAGCACGAGGCAATCCTCGCGGCCGTCATCAGTGGAAATGGTGCTAAAGCGGAGGAACTGGCGCGCGCGCACATCGCCAATGCGGCAACGGTCTTCATAGAGCGGATGGCGAATTCGGAACACAGATCGGCTGCGCGCCGGCGTGCGGTTTGA
- a CDS encoding acetyl-CoA C-acyltransferase family protein produces the protein MNAVFVVGAQRSAIGSFGGSLKDVPPGELGAHVTRAAIERSGVDVNRVGHVVFGQVVPTVPADAYLSRVVAVNAGVPVETPALTVNRLCGSGLQAIVSAAQAIMLGDCDVAIGGGAEVMSRAPHIVSASRFGQKMGDTLMIDTMIGALTDPFNKIHMGVTAENVAERYQITREDQDALALMSQQRAARAVREGRFKEQIVPIDVKMKGKVVTFDTDEYVRMDAKPDDFSKLKAVFKRDGSVTAGNASGINDGAGAVVLASEKAVKEQGLKPLARLVGYAHAGVDPAYMGIGPVPATQKVLERTGLKLADLDVIEANEAFAAQACAVSRELGFDPEKVNPNGSGISLGHPVGATGAIITTKLIYELARAGGRYGLSTMCIGGGQGIAAVFERV, from the coding sequence ATGAACGCAGTGTTCGTCGTCGGCGCACAACGCAGCGCAATCGGAAGCTTCGGGGGAAGCCTGAAGGATGTGCCGCCCGGGGAACTCGGCGCACATGTAACGCGGGCAGCGATAGAGCGAAGTGGCGTCGATGTAAACCGCGTTGGCCATGTCGTATTCGGTCAAGTTGTGCCGACGGTTCCGGCGGATGCCTATCTATCACGTGTTGTGGCGGTGAACGCAGGCGTCCCTGTCGAAACTCCAGCCTTGACTGTCAACAGGCTGTGCGGTTCCGGACTGCAAGCGATCGTGTCAGCAGCACAGGCCATCATGCTGGGTGATTGTGACGTTGCAATCGGTGGCGGAGCTGAAGTGATGAGCCGTGCGCCCCACATAGTGTCTGCGTCGCGTTTCGGCCAGAAGATGGGCGACACGCTCATGATCGACACCATGATCGGTGCGCTCACCGATCCGTTCAACAAAATCCATATGGGCGTGACCGCGGAAAACGTTGCAGAGCGCTATCAAATCACACGAGAAGATCAGGATGCGCTTGCACTGATGAGCCAGCAAAGGGCTGCGCGCGCGGTCCGGGAGGGCCGCTTCAAAGAGCAGATCGTGCCCATTGACGTCAAGATGAAGGGAAAGGTTGTTACGTTCGACACGGATGAGTACGTGCGTATGGACGCGAAGCCTGATGACTTCAGCAAACTCAAGGCTGTGTTCAAGCGCGATGGCAGCGTAACGGCTGGCAACGCTTCGGGTATAAATGATGGAGCCGGGGCGGTTGTTCTTGCCAGCGAGAAGGCAGTGAAGGAGCAGGGTCTGAAGCCGCTTGCCCGTCTCGTTGGGTACGCCCATGCGGGCGTCGATCCGGCATATATGGGGATCGGTCCCGTGCCGGCGACGCAAAAGGTTCTGGAGCGGACTGGACTGAAGCTTGCCGATCTTGACGTCATCGAAGCAAATGAGGCGTTTGCTGCGCAGGCTTGCGCCGTTTCGCGCGAACTCGGATTTGATCCTGAAAAAGTGAACCCGAACGGAAGCGGTATCTCGCTTGGTCATCCTGTTGGAGCGACCGGAGCGATTATCACCACCAAGCTCATTTACGAGCTCGCGAGGGCAGGGGGGCGCTACGGCCTATCGACGATGTGCATCGGCGGAGGACAGGGTATCGCGGCGGTCTTTGAGCGGGTCTAG
- a CDS encoding NADH:flavin oxidoreductase/NADH oxidase: MKAFPKLLSPLSLRSITPRNRLVVSPMCQYSAGLGLANDWHFAHLSRFALGGFGTVMVEATAVTPEGRITHGDLGLWNDAQIVPLAHIAAFLKTHGAVPAIQIAHAGRKASAQRPWEGDSAMTEKDLTERAEAPWKVYAPSSIPHNDGWLMPEALDQAGIDRIRDAFVATARRADTAGFEIVEVHCAHGYLMNEFLSPIANKRTDSYGGTLENRMRFPLETIEAVRAVWPQHKPLFVRISAIDGVEGGWTLDDSIVFATALAKIGVDVVDTSSGGVGRSYSGKPGPMHQVPFAQAIREKADIKTMAVGLITKPSEAASIVDEDRADLVALGREALANPQWPLHAAAELTNNPLDYSAWPVQAGHWLRARAASMVRHKSS; encoded by the coding sequence ATGAAGGCTTTTCCAAAGCTGCTCAGCCCCCTGTCGCTGCGCTCCATCACCCCGCGCAACCGCCTCGTCGTTTCGCCGATGTGTCAATACTCCGCCGGGCTCGGCCTCGCGAATGACTGGCACTTTGCGCATCTTTCCCGATTTGCACTGGGAGGCTTCGGCACTGTTATGGTCGAAGCCACCGCTGTCACGCCGGAGGGTCGTATTACGCACGGCGATTTGGGACTTTGGAACGATGCCCAGATCGTGCCGCTCGCACATATCGCGGCATTCTTGAAAACCCATGGCGCCGTGCCTGCGATCCAGATTGCACATGCGGGCCGCAAGGCATCTGCGCAGCGCCCGTGGGAAGGCGATTCTGCGATGACAGAAAAAGACTTGACCGAACGCGCCGAGGCGCCTTGGAAGGTCTATGCCCCCAGCTCTATTCCTCATAACGACGGCTGGCTGATGCCTGAAGCTCTCGACCAAGCCGGGATTGATCGCATACGTGACGCCTTCGTCGCGACGGCGCGCCGCGCAGATACGGCAGGATTCGAAATCGTCGAAGTTCACTGCGCGCATGGCTATCTGATGAACGAGTTCCTGTCGCCCATAGCAAACAAGCGGACGGACTCCTACGGCGGCACTCTGGAAAATCGCATGCGCTTTCCGTTGGAGACCATCGAAGCGGTGCGCGCGGTCTGGCCGCAGCACAAGCCGCTGTTCGTGCGGATCTCAGCGATCGACGGCGTGGAGGGTGGCTGGACCCTCGACGACAGCATCGTCTTCGCCACGGCGCTCGCCAAGATCGGAGTCGATGTGGTCGACACCTCGTCGGGCGGCGTTGGCCGCAGCTATAGCGGCAAGCCTGGACCGATGCATCAGGTGCCGTTTGCTCAAGCCATTCGAGAGAAGGCTGACATCAAGACGATGGCGGTGGGGCTCATTACCAAGCCATCCGAAGCCGCCAGCATCGTAGATGAGGATCGCGCAGACCTAGTTGCGCTTGGTCGTGAAGCGCTGGCAAATCCACAATGGCCGCTCCACGCAGCGGCGGAACTGACCAACAACCCGCTAGATTATTCAGCCTGGCCCGTACAGGCAGGACATTGGCTGAGGGCCCGCGCGGCATCGATGGTCCGACACAAAAGTTCCTAA
- a CDS encoding putative zinc-binding metallopeptidase: MKTSVCSSCGSRIYFENIVCIRCGHDLAFDSAALDMRTLNPASGEEARTVLKDPSGTLYKYCENTLHGACNWLTRVDEGNGLCVACDMNRTIPDLSQTANLKAWQKFERAKKRLVYQLLRFRLPLDGSYIGKGRLTFDFARHTTTGHLDGVISVDVMEADSVWREQQRQIFSEPYRALLGHLRHESGHFYWMLLVEATGRLEEFRELFGDDREDYATALDRYHGQGPAADWQSRYVSAYADAHPWEDWAETWAHYLHMVDALDTAESWGLEPRASGLVFGSAWPFKSYDIYREETFEALMERWVPLTLALNSMSRSMGHFDFYPFIVSTPARIKLNFVHDVIRAHASGSFLK, translated from the coding sequence ATGAAGACATCGGTTTGCTCGTCGTGCGGTAGCCGGATCTACTTCGAAAATATTGTCTGCATTCGTTGCGGTCACGATCTGGCGTTCGACAGCGCGGCGCTCGATATGAGAACGCTGAACCCTGCGTCCGGCGAAGAGGCACGCACCGTGCTGAAAGATCCGTCGGGAACGCTCTATAAGTATTGCGAAAATACTCTGCACGGGGCCTGCAACTGGCTGACGCGCGTCGACGAAGGCAACGGCCTTTGCGTGGCATGCGACATGAACCGAACGATTCCCGATCTCTCGCAAACAGCCAATCTCAAGGCCTGGCAGAAGTTCGAACGCGCAAAGAAGCGCCTTGTTTATCAGTTGCTGCGGTTCCGCTTGCCGTTGGACGGAAGTTACATCGGCAAGGGGCGGCTTACGTTCGATTTTGCGCGGCACACAACCACCGGACATTTGGATGGTGTGATTAGCGTCGACGTCATGGAGGCAGATTCCGTTTGGCGCGAACAACAGCGTCAAATCTTTTCCGAACCCTATCGCGCCCTCCTCGGCCACTTACGCCACGAGAGCGGTCATTTCTATTGGATGCTTCTGGTTGAGGCCACAGGGCGGCTAGAGGAATTCCGCGAGCTGTTTGGCGACGACCGCGAAGACTACGCGACGGCACTCGATCGCTACCATGGCCAAGGCCCTGCGGCCGACTGGCAATCGCGCTACGTTTCTGCTTACGCGGACGCGCATCCTTGGGAGGATTGGGCCGAGACTTGGGCTCATTATCTGCACATGGTGGATGCGCTCGACACTGCCGAGTCTTGGGGCCTGGAACCTCGCGCCAGCGGCCTGGTGTTCGGTTCGGCATGGCCGTTCAAGTCATATGACATCTATCGTGAAGAGACTTTCGAAGCGTTGATGGAGCGATGGGTGCCGCTCACTCTTGCGCTCAATTCGATGAGCCGCAGCATGGGCCACTTCGACTTCTATCCATTTATCGTGTCCACCCCGGCCCGGATCAAACTCAACTTCGTTCACGATGTCATTCGGGCCCATGCGAGCGGATCCTTCCTGAAATAG
- a CDS encoding transglutaminase family protein, whose product MVLNVSLTHKTSYKYDRPVSMGPHIVRLRPAPHCRTPILSYSLKIEPQLHFVNWQQDPFGNFLARIVFPEDTREFSVTVGLVANMAIINPFDFFVEESAKDWPFDYDDALKAELGPYLVPDAAGPRLRAYVNAVDKLVQGSPTTIDFLCDLNRKVQSDVAYLVRMEPGVQTPEETLAKASGSCRDSAWLLVQILRQLGLAARFVSGYLIQLTPDVKSLDGPTGTDVDFTDLHAWAEVYLPGAGWIGLDATSGLLAGEGHIPLAATPHPVSAAPITGAHSKAEVDFDFAMRVNRIRETPRVTKPYSDETWEQIVETGHLIDERLRRGDVRLSMGGEPTFIAADDMEGAEWNTAAVGPNKRRYADDLVRRLQARFAPGGLLHYGQGKWYPGEQLPRWAFALYWRTDGQPLWERSELIAQEKPGPRVTTDDAKAVMSALINQLGLPQDSAMPAYEDAAYFALVEQKLPINVTPKANKLEDPQERERVVRVFDQGVTTVAGYVLPIQVWHTQDRGRRWVTERWALRRDKLFLLPGDSSVGFRLPLGSTYYLSPSQYPHQWPRDPFSGAPPLPERYVLMQRRRTVTLEAPTIAPQTPDEIVAGSVRTALTVEPRGDKVCIFMPPLMDAEDYAALVAVVEEAAAKTGVPVHLEGYTPPSDPRLSVIKVTPDPGVIEVNIQPATSWDEAVSITTALYEEAHLARLSSEKFMLDGRHTGTGGGNHIVLGGMSPADSPFIRRPDLLASIIAYWQNHPSLSYLFSGLFIGPTSQAPRADEGRHEALYELEIALSQIPEPGAGSVPPWLVDRIFRNLLIDVTGNTHRAEICIDKLYSPDGPTGRLGLVEFRSFEMPPHARMSLAQQLLLRALVVMFWERPYRQKLVRWGTSLHDRFMLPHMLWSDFSDVVGDLNSSGLQIDLEWFRPHFEFRFPMLGTVAAQGVELQLRQALEPWHVLGEEGVIGGTARYVDSSLERVEMKVKGLIGDRFVVTCNGHTLPLTPTGEQGEAVCGVRYRAWCPPSALHPTIAPHVPLTFDIFDTWTGRSIAGCRYHVSHPGGRSFEIFPINAYEAEGRRLARFESLGYTATPFRPVPQRPNPDYPMTLDLRRT is encoded by the coding sequence ATGGTGCTAAACGTCTCTCTGACACATAAGACGAGTTACAAATACGATCGCCCTGTTTCGATGGGCCCCCATATCGTCCGGCTTCGCCCCGCGCCCCATTGCCGGACACCGATTCTGAGTTATTCGCTCAAGATCGAACCGCAACTCCACTTCGTAAACTGGCAGCAGGATCCGTTCGGAAATTTCCTCGCGCGGATTGTCTTTCCCGAAGACACGCGGGAGTTCTCAGTGACCGTCGGTCTGGTTGCCAACATGGCGATCATCAATCCGTTCGACTTCTTCGTTGAAGAAAGTGCGAAGGATTGGCCGTTCGACTACGACGATGCGCTGAAGGCCGAGCTTGGTCCCTATCTTGTGCCCGATGCGGCGGGGCCGCGCTTGCGCGCGTACGTCAATGCCGTCGACAAACTGGTGCAGGGTTCTCCCACGACAATCGACTTCCTATGCGATCTCAATCGCAAGGTGCAATCGGACGTCGCCTACCTTGTCCGCATGGAGCCGGGCGTGCAGACGCCCGAGGAAACCCTTGCGAAGGCATCAGGATCATGCCGCGATAGCGCGTGGCTGCTGGTGCAGATCCTGCGCCAACTGGGATTGGCGGCGCGCTTTGTCTCGGGCTACCTGATACAGTTGACGCCCGACGTAAAATCACTCGATGGCCCGACAGGCACCGACGTAGATTTCACCGATCTGCACGCCTGGGCCGAGGTCTATCTCCCAGGTGCAGGCTGGATTGGGCTTGATGCGACCTCCGGCCTGCTGGCTGGCGAAGGACACATCCCGCTGGCTGCGACGCCTCATCCCGTCAGCGCAGCACCGATCACAGGCGCACATTCCAAGGCAGAGGTTGATTTCGATTTCGCGATGCGCGTCAATCGCATTCGCGAAACGCCGCGTGTGACCAAACCGTACAGCGATGAGACCTGGGAGCAGATCGTTGAAACCGGTCATCTGATTGACGAGCGCTTGCGCCGCGGCGACGTCCGCCTGAGCATGGGCGGCGAGCCGACATTCATTGCCGCTGACGATATGGAAGGCGCGGAATGGAATACCGCTGCTGTTGGCCCTAACAAACGCCGCTATGCCGACGATCTCGTCCGGCGTCTGCAGGCGCGGTTTGCTCCTGGCGGATTGCTGCATTACGGGCAGGGCAAATGGTATCCGGGAGAGCAGCTTCCGCGCTGGGCGTTTGCCCTTTATTGGCGCACCGACGGACAGCCTTTGTGGGAGCGCAGCGAACTTATTGCGCAAGAAAAGCCAGGCCCGAGGGTGACAACTGACGACGCCAAGGCAGTAATGTCGGCACTGATCAATCAACTCGGCCTGCCGCAGGATAGCGCCATGCCGGCTTATGAAGACGCAGCGTATTTTGCGCTGGTGGAGCAAAAACTTCCGATCAATGTGACGCCGAAGGCCAATAAGCTTGAAGATCCACAAGAGCGCGAGCGTGTCGTGCGCGTCTTCGATCAAGGCGTAACAACCGTTGCCGGATACGTGCTTCCAATCCAGGTTTGGCACACCCAGGATCGCGGTCGACGATGGGTCACCGAGCGTTGGGCGTTGCGTCGCGACAAGCTGTTTTTGCTTCCCGGAGATTCCTCTGTCGGATTTCGCTTGCCGCTAGGCTCGACCTATTATCTCTCGCCGTCGCAGTATCCTCATCAGTGGCCGCGTGATCCGTTTTCCGGTGCGCCGCCGTTGCCGGAGCGATATGTGCTTATGCAGCGTCGGCGCACGGTGACGTTAGAAGCGCCCACTATCGCGCCCCAAACGCCCGATGAGATCGTTGCAGGATCTGTGCGGACAGCGCTGACGGTGGAACCGCGCGGCGACAAGGTCTGCATATTCATGCCACCGCTCATGGATGCGGAAGACTACGCCGCCCTCGTTGCCGTAGTGGAGGAAGCTGCCGCTAAGACTGGCGTGCCCGTCCATCTTGAAGGCTACACGCCTCCGTCGGATCCGCGTCTCAGCGTGATCAAGGTCACGCCCGATCCCGGCGTTATCGAAGTGAATATCCAGCCAGCCACCAGCTGGGATGAAGCCGTTTCGATTACCACCGCTCTTTACGAAGAGGCGCATCTGGCGCGCTTGTCGAGTGAGAAGTTCATGCTGGACGGACGACACACGGGTACCGGTGGCGGCAATCACATCGTCCTTGGAGGCATGTCGCCGGCGGACAGTCCATTCATTCGCCGGCCCGATCTTCTGGCCTCAATCATCGCCTATTGGCAGAACCATCCATCTCTTTCGTATTTGTTCTCGGGATTGTTCATCGGACCAACAAGCCAGGCGCCGCGTGCCGACGAAGGACGACATGAAGCACTCTACGAACTGGAGATTGCGCTGTCGCAGATTCCAGAACCTGGCGCGGGAAGTGTGCCGCCCTGGCTCGTGGACCGCATCTTCCGCAACCTCCTCATCGACGTGACGGGCAACACGCACCGTGCGGAGATCTGCATCGATAAGCTCTACTCCCCCGATGGGCCGACCGGCCGGTTGGGCCTCGTTGAGTTTCGCTCCTTCGAGATGCCCCCACATGCCCGCATGAGCCTCGCCCAGCAACTTCTCTTGCGTGCGCTCGTCGTCATGTTCTGGGAGCGTCCGTATCGCCAGAAGCTTGTGCGCTGGGGCACATCGCTCCACGACCGGTTCATGCTCCCACACATGCTGTGGTCTGATTTCTCCGACGTGGTTGGGGATCTCAATTCTTCGGGTTTGCAGATCGACTTGGAATGGTTCCGCCCCCATTTCGAGTTCCGGTTCCCCATGTTGGGCACGGTTGCGGCGCAGGGCGTGGAGCTGCAATTGCGGCAGGCGCTGGAGCCTTGGCATGTGCTGGGCGAGGAGGGCGTCATCGGGGGAACCGCGCGCTACGTCGATTCTTCGCTGGAGCGCGTAGAGATGAAGGTCAAGGGGTTGATCGGAGATCGTTTCGTCGTGACGTGCAACGGTCACACCCTTCCGTTGACGCCTACGGGAGAGCAGGGAGAGGCAGTCTGTGGGGTGCGATATCGCGCATGGTGCCCACCTTCGGCTCTGCATCCGACTATCGCACCGCACGTGCCGCTCACATTCGATATCTTCGACACTTGGACAGGGCGGTCGATCGCGGGGTGCCGTTATCACGTCTCCCATCCGGGCGGTCGCAGTTTCGAGATATTCCCCATCAACGCCTATGAGGCGGAGGGGCGACGTCTCGCAAGGTTCGAATCGCTGGGCTATACCGCGACGCCGTTCAGGCCGGTCCCGCAGCGACCCAATCCAGACTATCCCATGACACTGGACCTACGGCGGACCTAA